A genomic segment from [Flavobacterium] thermophilum encodes:
- a CDS encoding DGQHR domain — protein sequence MKNKGQLQEILVATIESIKADKKRVTKVKNGLKKYKILPGTVQLILNEPEEQLKQIDDKFLCLLTEQVYIASGNLELNPENYFSQREIKEVKSTFEGEVQKKVDFPYTLKPAIQVAPDMFLTTIKASEIKLFMDNKLLQYNFETQREARVRVDKNDPNNIIQEVKINKKHMEHIKESIVKGDALPSTLTFNARLGTADDGIELVYDESTMELTIQKGTLLDCLDGFHRVTAIVKALEENPDADMTFMLNVVNFDIPKARAYFAQMNTIEPIGKGHLENIKKERQADFIVDQLKYNSELKSRISPSENIPHTTSLLVSLKTLADAIDEVYGIEDRVEAIKTANYLKEFFNKLFYAFPDEFLGDVAAIREKSLINANVMFYGYVLLSKRMKDEGISLEQLPNIVSKIDFSRDNKQWQEYKVLDKNKNVVTRAKQGVYKFFKELDLA from the coding sequence ATGAAAAATAAAGGACAGCTACAAGAAATTCTTGTGGCTACTATTGAAAGTATTAAAGCAGATAAGAAGCGTGTTACAAAGGTTAAAAACGGCTTAAAGAAATATAAAATTTTACCGGGAACAGTGCAATTGATCTTGAATGAACCAGAAGAACAATTAAAACAAATTGATGACAAATTCTTATGCTTACTAACAGAACAAGTTTATATTGCTTCGGGTAATTTAGAATTGAATCCTGAGAATTATTTTTCACAAAGGGAAATCAAAGAAGTAAAAAGTACATTTGAAGGTGAAGTACAAAAGAAAGTTGATTTTCCTTATACACTTAAACCAGCTATTCAAGTTGCACCAGATATGTTTCTTACTACAATAAAAGCAAGTGAAATTAAACTCTTCATGGACAATAAATTGCTGCAATATAACTTTGAAACGCAACGTGAAGCAAGAGTTCGAGTAGATAAAAATGATCCAAACAATATTATTCAAGAAGTAAAAATTAATAAGAAACACATGGAACATATTAAAGAATCTATTGTAAAAGGTGATGCTTTACCTTCAACACTAACGTTCAATGCTCGTTTAGGTACTGCTGATGATGGTATTGAATTAGTTTATGATGAATCAACAATGGAGCTTACAATTCAAAAAGGTACGTTATTGGATTGTCTTGACGGATTCCATCGTGTAACGGCAATTGTCAAAGCACTAGAAGAAAATCCTGATGCAGATATGACATTTATGCTTAATGTGGTCAACTTTGACATACCAAAAGCAAGAGCATACTTTGCACAAATGAATACAATTGAACCAATCGGTAAAGGGCATTTAGAAAATATTAAAAAAGAAAGACAGGCTGATTTTATCGTAGATCAGTTGAAATACAATAGTGAATTGAAAAGTAGAATTTCACCATCTGAAAATATCCCACATACAACATCGTTATTAGTATCGTTAAAAACATTAGCAGATGCTATTGATGAAGTGTATGGAATTGAGGATAGAGTTGAAGCGATTAAGACAGCGAATTATTTAAAAGAATTCTTCAACAAATTGTTCTATGCATTTCCAGATGAATTTTTAGGTGATGTAGCAGCGATAAGAGAAAAAAGTTTGATTAACGCTAATGTAATGTTTTATGGATATGTATTATTATCTAAACGAATGAAAGATGAGGGTATTTCATTAGAACAGTTACCTAACATTGTTTCAAAAATTGATTTTTCAAGAGACAATAAACAATGGCAAGAATATAAAGTGTTGGATAAAAATAAGAATGTAGTAACAAGAGCGAAACAAGGCGTGTATAAATTCTTTAAAGAATTAGATTTGGCATAA
- a CDS encoding site-specific tyrosine recombinase XerC: MNTQKVVQLFDNKLYDDIMIFLNEMGVESEHTRRAYETDVRQFFQLIKGKELEHLTLEDVQLRKNDVEKFKQILLDNGLARSTINRKISAVRSLLENLKANEWGINTDFFKKVKWLKTQDNKYGVLDVHEVWEMARLAREKEREYKEIKYYFILFALDTCLRKQAILKLKWSDFEEVEDGVIVHAIDKGNKEFRQKISKEFYSELLNIKKEGEERVFPISVDSVDDMVCRLKKLMNIPEERNITFHSIRKAGVTFQYRITGDLTQAMKAAGHSNPIVTMRYLDLRDYGVTGAVSFGNKIDEELYKKVSHEELIKAIENCPKDIQLILNIKLKEIINDENRQ, translated from the coding sequence ATGAATACACAAAAAGTGGTGCAACTTTTCGATAATAAATTGTATGATGATATTATGATTTTTTTGAATGAGATGGGGGTTGAAAGTGAACATACACGAAGAGCATATGAAACGGATGTAAGACAGTTTTTTCAATTAATCAAAGGTAAAGAATTAGAGCATTTAACATTGGAAGATGTTCAGTTGCGTAAAAATGATGTAGAGAAATTTAAACAAATTTTATTAGATAACGGATTGGCTAGATCAACAATTAACAGAAAAATATCGGCAGTACGAAGTCTTTTAGAAAATTTAAAAGCAAATGAATGGGGTATTAATACAGATTTCTTCAAAAAAGTCAAATGGTTAAAAACTCAAGATAATAAATATGGAGTATTAGATGTACATGAAGTGTGGGAAATGGCTCGTTTAGCCAGAGAAAAAGAACGAGAATATAAAGAAATAAAGTATTATTTTATCTTGTTTGCATTAGATACATGTTTGCGAAAGCAAGCTATTTTAAAATTAAAATGGTCAGACTTTGAAGAAGTAGAAGATGGTGTAATTGTTCATGCAATTGATAAAGGGAATAAAGAGTTTCGTCAGAAAATTAGTAAAGAATTTTATAGTGAATTATTAAATATTAAAAAAGAAGGGGAGGAACGTGTCTTCCCGATTTCAGTTGATTCAGTTGATGATATGGTGTGCAGATTAAAAAAACTTATGAATATTCCCGAAGAACGTAATATTACATTTCATAGTATTAGAAAAGCAGGTGTAACATTTCAGTATCGAATTACAGGTGATCTAACGCAAGCGATGAAAGCAGCAGGGCATTCTAATCCGATAGTAACAATGAGATATTTAGACTTACGTGATTATGGAGTTACTGGCGCGGTATCATTTGGAAATAAAATTGATGAGGAATTATATAAAAAAGTTTCGCATGAAGAATTAATTAAAGCAATCGAAAACTGCCCAAAAGACATACAATTAATTTTAAACATAAAACTTAAAGAAATTATAAATGATGAAAATCGACAATAA
- the hhaIM gene encoding Modification methylase HhaI, with translation MGFEDQRGILFFDALRIIKEKQPKYAIMENVKGLTQKKFKNEFKTMLDELEKAGYKNYWKVLNALDYGFPQNRERVFIVSIRKDIDQVFSFPNKNEICNNLLDYLEEDAVLPILHNIYGGFKEKEPRIFYHYSPTIRTAVGGGHIPSVCTKYELRVEKEIFGYKIRTMTPKECFLLMGFTEDDYNKAKEAINNTYFKGKDKSRTRLYKLAGNSIVVKVCEEIFKQLLHTYINKL, from the coding sequence TTGGGATTTGAAGATCAACGTGGAATTTTATTTTTCGATGCTTTACGTATTATTAAAGAAAAACAACCGAAATATGCCATTATGGAAAATGTAAAAGGGTTAACACAAAAGAAATTTAAAAATGAATTTAAAACAATGTTAGATGAATTAGAAAAAGCAGGTTATAAAAATTATTGGAAAGTGTTGAATGCATTAGATTATGGATTTCCACAAAACAGAGAGCGTGTTTTTATAGTAAGCATACGAAAAGATATTGATCAAGTTTTTTCTTTTCCAAATAAAAATGAAATTTGTAACAATTTATTGGACTATTTAGAAGAAGATGCTGTGCTGCCAATATTACATAACATATACGGTGGTTTTAAAGAAAAAGAGCCAAGAATATTTTATCATTATTCGCCAACTATTAGGACTGCTGTAGGTGGTGGACATATCCCTTCTGTATGTACTAAATATGAATTAAGAGTTGAAAAAGAAATTTTCGGTTATAAAATTCGTACAATGACACCAAAAGAGTGTTTTTTATTGATGGGATTCACTGAAGATGATTATAATAAAGCAAAAGAAGCGATAAATAATACATATTTCAAAGGAAAAGATAAATCGAGAACAAGATTGTATAAGTTAGCTGGAAACAGTATAGTTGTTAAGGTGTGTGAAGAAATTTTTAAGCAGTTATTACATACATATATAAATAAATTATAA
- a CDS encoding transposase, IS605 OrfB family, with translation MYKTLIVPVKCSKEDYLYLLNCNKLSAEVWNLCLKIEKEYREQNNGRWIQRNELQKLTKQCVPLHAKGIHHVVHKYLFARDAARRAKEEGRKDVFYPYKQKKYFVTGWDSQSYKINGNKLMLAKPMTKEKINGKYRKQKPVVCYVKNIPQNIVEIELVYRDKLYLAIKYKEKVQYHQIQSDNHAAIDLGEIHSITSIDTCGNAVIITGRKLRSIKQLRNKHQAEIYKRMSKCKKGSKQYLKYMNALRKLTYKTERKINDAVHKITKLYLDFCIQNNVSVVYYGDLDSATRNTKQNKKGNRFVRQKLSQWNFGEIIRQLENKLSRYGIKLVKINEKYTSKKCPNCGELNKPNKRNYECSCGYKQHRDLVGAINILNNNANTNLKYYTTKKYLRIT, from the coding sequence ATGTATAAAACTCTTATTGTTCCAGTTAAATGTTCAAAAGAAGACTATTTATATTTACTTAACTGTAATAAACTTTCAGCAGAAGTATGGAATTTATGTTTAAAAATCGAAAAAGAATATAGGGAACAAAATAATGGTAGATGGATTCAGAGAAATGAATTGCAGAAATTAACTAAACAATGTGTCCCTCTTCATGCGAAAGGAATTCATCATGTAGTTCATAAATATCTTTTTGCAAGAGATGCGGCAAGAAGAGCTAAAGAGGAGGGAAGGAAAGATGTGTTTTATCCATACAAACAAAAGAAATATTTTGTTACAGGATGGGATTCGCAAAGTTATAAAATAAACGGAAATAAATTAATGTTAGCTAAACCAATGACTAAAGAAAAAATAAACGGTAAATATCGAAAACAAAAACCAGTTGTATGCTATGTTAAAAATATTCCACAAAACATTGTAGAAATTGAATTAGTTTATAGAGACAAACTTTATCTTGCAATTAAATATAAAGAAAAAGTTCAATATCATCAAATTCAATCAGATAATCACGCTGCTATCGATCTTGGTGAAATACACTCCATCACTTCTATCGACACATGTGGTAATGCCGTTATTATCACAGGTCGGAAATTGAGATCAATTAAACAATTGAGAAATAAACATCAAGCAGAAATTTATAAAAGAATGAGCAAGTGTAAAAAGGGTAGTAAACAATATTTGAAATATATGAATGCATTGAGAAAATTGACGTATAAAACAGAAAGAAAAATAAATGACGCTGTACACAAAATAACAAAATTATATTTAGACTTCTGTATTCAAAATAATGTAAGCGTAGTTTATTATGGGGATTTAGACTCAGCCACAAGAAATACAAAACAAAATAAAAAAGGAAATAGATTCGTCAGACAAAAATTATCACAGTGGAATTTTGGTGAAATTATAAGACAATTAGAAAATAAATTGAGCAGATATGGAATTAAACTAGTTAAAATTAATGAAAAATATACATCAAAGAAATGTCCAAATTGCGGCGAATTAAATAAACCAAATAAAAGAAATTATGAGTGTTCATGTGGTTATAAACAACATCGAGATTTAGTTGGAGCAATTAACATCTTAAATAATAATGCAAATACAAATCTAAAATATTACACAACCAAAAAGTATCTACGGATAACTTAA
- a CDS encoding Protein of uncharacterised function (DUF2493): protein MFRVIIAGSRDFDDYELLKSKILHYLKGFDLSEVEIVSGTARGADRLGERFAREFGCKLKQFPADWSIGKQAGILRNIEMGNYSDALVAFWDGKSHGTKHMIEYAKKKGLKVRVVRYDLIKK, encoded by the coding sequence ATGTTTAGAGTAATCATTGCAGGTAGTAGGGATTTTGATGATTATGAGTTGTTGAAAAGTAAAATACTACATTATCTCAAAGGCTTTGATTTATCTGAAGTTGAAATCGTGTCGGGAACAGCAAGAGGTGCAGACAGGTTAGGGGAGCGGTTTGCCCGTGAATTTGGTTGTAAGTTAAAGCAATTTCCTGCTGATTGGAGCATAGGGAAACAGGCAGGGATTTTGAGAAATATTGAAATGGGGAATTATTCAGATGCACTGGTGGCATTTTGGGATGGAAAGAGTCATGGGACAAAACATATGATTGAATACGCCAAAAAGAAAGGGTTGAAGGTCAGAGTAGTGAGATATGATTTGATTAAAAAGTAA
- a CDS encoding Predicted nucleotidyltransferase yields the protein MNRKVSFKALVGSHNYNLQIESSDKDFKAFFLPSFEDLYSGEKYSKSFTSDTEDIEYHDIRKLPDMLWKSNVNFLEVLFSMEVHKYDELYDKLRSKREEIVRMNLPYLYDACMGMFNQKYKDFQRDLSYVTIDDFNNPEQWKNKVNKHAMSALRILDFLERYKNFNYNFQLAIRYTYEAQRDNLLSVRKGKYSVQELDEMMQLTEQYTIEKLKDWYKGHKSNEEMKRWVEDVVREHVKENIKKELTCLE from the coding sequence ATGAATAGAAAAGTCTCTTTTAAGGCTTTAGTCGGCAGCCATAATTACAATTTACAGATCGAATCGTCAGATAAGGATTTCAAGGCATTTTTTCTACCATCATTTGAGGATTTGTATTCAGGCGAAAAATATTCCAAATCATTCACAAGTGATACAGAAGACATTGAATATCACGACATTCGTAAATTACCTGATATGTTATGGAAATCTAATGTTAATTTTCTTGAAGTGTTATTTTCAATGGAAGTACATAAATATGATGAACTGTATGATAAACTGCGTAGCAAAAGAGAAGAGATTGTCCGAATGAATTTGCCTTATTTGTATGATGCGTGTATGGGTATGTTTAATCAAAAGTATAAAGACTTCCAACGAGATTTGAGCTATGTAACAATAGATGATTTCAACAATCCTGAACAATGGAAGAATAAAGTTAATAAACACGCTATGTCTGCTTTAAGGATTTTGGATTTCTTAGAACGATATAAAAATTTTAATTACAATTTTCAATTAGCAATTCGGTATACATATGAAGCGCAACGAGATAATTTGTTAAGTGTCAGAAAAGGTAAATATTCTGTTCAAGAATTAGATGAAATGATGCAATTGACAGAACAATATACGATAGAAAAACTTAAAGATTGGTACAAGGGACATAAATCGAATGAAGAAATGAAACGATGGGTTGAGGATGTAGTAAGAGAGCATGTAAAAGAAAATATAAAGAAGGAATTAACATGTTTAGAGTAA
- the rsrIM gene encoding Modification methylase RsrI, whose translation MLELNKIYNEDCLKTMKRFEIGKNGFNGFDLIIADPPYYDVVNEKWDKQWNNENEYLDWCELWLKEFKRLLKPNGSVYIWGIFPTIHSIVHIAKKYFEPLQENIWYKPNGNPIGGKCKFRQLFENCISFVNDKKNYIFNADDVREPYKDDYETILKKRNKKDIERGYIPDPRGKLRSNVWIYGNQRKQGHFTPKHE comes from the coding sequence TTGTTAGAATTAAACAAAATATATAACGAAGACTGTTTAAAAACAATGAAAAGATTTGAAATTGGTAAAAATGGATTTAATGGTTTTGATTTAATTATTGCTGATCCTCCTTACTATGATGTAGTTAATGAAAAATGGGATAAACAATGGAATAATGAAAATGAATATCTTGATTGGTGTGAGTTGTGGCTTAAAGAATTTAAACGATTATTAAAACCAAATGGAAGTGTATATATTTGGGGTATTTTCCCGACAATACATTCAATTGTTCATATTGCTAAAAAATATTTTGAGCCACTGCAAGAGAATATTTGGTACAAACCAAATGGGAATCCAATCGGTGGAAAATGTAAATTTAGACAATTATTCGAGAATTGTATTTCATTTGTTAATGACAAAAAGAATTATATTTTTAATGCAGATGATGTGAGAGAGCCTTATAAAGATGATTATGAAACTATATTAAAGAAAAGAAATAAAAAAGATATTGAAAGAGGGTATATTCCTGATCCAAGAGGTAAATTAAGAAGTAATGTATGGATTTATGGGAATCAACGTAAACAAGGGCATTTTACTCCTAAACATGAATAA
- the yhdJ gene encoding DNA adenine methyltransferase YhdJ translates to MLKINQTYNEDCLKFMKRLEVGVDNFNGFDLIIVDPPYYNVKGFSDAGKLDFGLEYKTKEDYLNIMETHIKEYKRLLKPNGSLWLYNSQEIGAEIDLLLQKYFTIKNRIIWYRSGGVSPNKKFKLAHEPLFYCVNDINNHTWNPDEIRIKSKYAEKDKRLNPKGKVPDDVWYIPNLVGKKKESVGHKTQKPLEICDRIILCSSNEGDLVYIPFAGSGSEIISCIKHKRNYVATEINKSYIDDMINKRIAELNKL, encoded by the coding sequence ATGCTTAAAATAAATCAAACATATAATGAAGATTGCTTAAAATTTATGAAAAGATTGGAAGTAGGCGTTGATAACTTTAACGGTTTTGATTTAATCATTGTAGATCCACCTTACTATAATGTGAAAGGATTTAGTGATGCAGGGAAGTTAGATTTTGGATTAGAATATAAAACAAAAGAAGATTATTTAAATATTATGGAAACGCATATTAAAGAATATAAAAGATTATTAAAACCAAATGGTTCTCTTTGGCTTTATAATTCACAAGAAATTGGGGCTGAAATAGATTTGTTATTACAGAAATATTTTACAATTAAAAATAGAATTATATGGTATAGAAGTGGTGGGGTATCACCAAATAAAAAATTTAAATTAGCACATGAACCTTTATTTTATTGTGTTAATGATATTAATAATCATACATGGAATCCAGATGAAATTAGAATTAAAAGTAAATATGCTGAAAAGGATAAACGTTTAAACCCAAAAGGAAAAGTCCCTGATGATGTTTGGTATATTCCTAATTTAGTTGGGAAGAAAAAAGAATCAGTAGGACATAAAACTCAAAAACCATTAGAGATATGTGATAGAATCATCTTATGTTCAAGTAATGAAGGTGATTTGGTTTATATTCCATTTGCGGGAAGCGGGAGTGAAATAATTAGTTGCATTAAACACAAACGCAATTATGTTGCTACAGAAATTAATAAATCATACATAGATGACATGATTAATAAAAGAATTGCGGAATTAAATAAATTATAA
- a CDS encoding Uncharacterized phage-encoded protein encodes MSNVVSIDKFVEDKDLRQKYMNRLEVLDKVGKIFTLPNTELMTTKMVAEWYEVSEDVIRQLYVRNKDELMENGAVSLSGEKLRDIKSLSGLKTRARSVTVFSKRALLNVGMLLRDSVVARRVRAALLDQQEELTDNQKTKGIDEEERLLLNIIRAKDDLEKALAIKEYDEYKNRHIKQLEEELEKQKPMVDAWGQFIASNGTYTFTEVAKMISTRANEMYGMNIKISAQALTNYLRLKGVLSKNKSHGKYTNHPNRGYEDYFNVTDVPVDKGNKSFHTTTTKVKPNGVQFIYELLKKENFQI; translated from the coding sequence ATGAGTAACGTTGTATCAATTGATAAATTTGTTGAGGATAAAGATTTACGTCAAAAATATATGAATCGTTTAGAAGTGTTAGATAAAGTTGGGAAAATTTTTACTTTACCTAATACAGAACTAATGACAACAAAGATGGTTGCAGAATGGTATGAAGTAAGTGAAGATGTTATTCGCCAGCTTTATGTCCGTAATAAAGATGAATTAATGGAAAATGGAGCTGTGTCACTCAGTGGAGAGAAACTGCGTGACATCAAGTCACTCAGTGGATTAAAAACAAGAGCAAGATCAGTAACAGTGTTTTCCAAACGTGCATTATTGAATGTTGGAATGCTACTTCGTGATTCAGTTGTTGCCAGACGTGTACGAGCTGCGTTACTTGATCAACAAGAGGAATTGACAGATAATCAGAAAACAAAAGGAATTGATGAAGAAGAACGATTGCTTTTAAATATTATTCGCGCCAAAGATGATTTAGAAAAAGCTTTAGCTATTAAGGAATATGACGAATATAAAAACCGACATATCAAACAATTAGAAGAGGAATTAGAAAAACAAAAACCTATGGTTGATGCTTGGGGTCAGTTTATTGCTTCAAATGGTACATACACATTTACTGAAGTGGCTAAAATGATCTCAACAAGAGCTAATGAAATGTATGGTATGAATATTAAAATTTCAGCTCAAGCATTGACAAATTATTTGCGGTTAAAGGGTGTATTGAGCAAGAATAAAAGTCATGGCAAGTATACAAATCATCCGAATCGAGGATATGAAGATTATTTTAATGTGACAGATGTTCCAGTTGATAAAGGTAATAAATCATTCCATACTACAACAACAAAAGTAAAACCGAATGGTGTACAGTTTATTTATGAGCTATTAAAGAAAGAAAATTTTCAAATTTAA